In the genome of Candidatus Abawacabacteria bacterium, one region contains:
- a CDS encoding S-layer homology domain-containing protein codes for MLKSKISSALTSILSIILLLHSPLSAHAFLDVSADAWFKVYVDELSAQGIVSAQNSNFYPNRPITRAELAKVAVTSGQQVGLLASPMLSQEQAFCDVAVNNWAHIYVTVLKGKGVTGANASCAAGKNFMPNQFVTRAEALKILFLVYNMQAQGRSTFPDVESSAWYSGYINAATSMGIVRGYADGTFKPNGFLTRAEMAKIISVMMGLIGERPAPTPTPSPSPTSTATPSPTARSTRQINITPAQGEQALRDAINNAEPGDEILLAAGTYRLSRQLWIDKQGTASQPIIIRSKDGDFAAKITGSPEEGINIGDGAAYLTLDGLEVYGMGDNVIHIQNAHHITVQNVRAHDAGSDGDVVKVNQAHHISILRSEFSRPGARPGCPGENCWQEALDFVDTDDSIIHDNILSDFGNLAGYVKGGSTNVIIEKNIIQNQRAGAGDPAWGIGGWTDSELLRGKQYEANNITFRNNILRNNTYGALGIYDATNVTISNNQFINNHGTLIEFRAGNAPAEKSSNITIEGNTFNGNQTDDTSICHISSHELTGLTLRNNRGDNTAIVAATSCTED; via the coding sequence ATGCTTAAAAGTAAAATCTCTTCAGCCCTTACCTCCATTCTTTCCATCATTCTCCTGCTCCATTCTCCACTCTCAGCGCATGCATTCCTGGACGTCAGTGCTGATGCTTGGTTCAAAGTATATGTAGACGAACTCAGTGCTCAAGGCATTGTTTCTGCTCAAAATAGCAACTTTTATCCGAATCGCCCGATTACTCGTGCCGAGCTGGCAAAAGTGGCCGTGACATCGGGCCAACAAGTTGGTCTATTGGCCTCACCGATGCTATCCCAAGAACAGGCTTTTTGTGATGTGGCAGTGAACAATTGGGCTCATATTTATGTCACTGTACTGAAAGGCAAAGGCGTAACAGGCGCTAATGCCTCATGTGCTGCCGGCAAGAACTTTATGCCCAATCAATTTGTTACTAGAGCAGAGGCGCTAAAAATTCTTTTCTTGGTATACAATATGCAAGCTCAAGGCAGAAGCACTTTTCCTGATGTAGAAAGTAGTGCTTGGTACAGTGGCTATATCAATGCTGCTACTAGTATGGGTATTGTCAGAGGCTATGCTGATGGCACATTTAAGCCTAATGGCTTTTTGACTAGAGCGGAAATGGCCAAGATTATTAGTGTAATGATGGGACTAATTGGAGAAAGACCAGCTCCCACTCCTACACCTTCTCCCAGCCCAACGTCAACAGCAACACCATCACCAACAGCACGGAGCACAAGACAAATCAATATTACTCCAGCGCAAGGCGAGCAAGCTCTCCGTGATGCCATTAACAATGCTGAACCTGGTGATGAGATATTATTAGCTGCAGGGACTTATCGCTTATCGCGACAATTATGGATTGATAAACAAGGCACAGCCAGCCAACCGATTATTATTCGTTCTAAAGATGGCGATTTTGCTGCTAAGATTACTGGTTCACCAGAAGAAGGAATTAATATAGGCGATGGTGCTGCCTACTTAACACTTGATGGCCTAGAAGTATATGGCATGGGCGATAATGTTATTCATATTCAAAATGCTCATCACATTACGGTACAAAATGTCCGTGCTCACGATGCGGGGAGTGACGGCGATGTAGTCAAAGTTAATCAAGCTCATCATATTAGTATCTTGCGCAGTGAATTCTCTCGTCCTGGTGCTAGACCTGGTTGTCCTGGAGAAAATTGTTGGCAAGAGGCTTTAGATTTTGTCGACACTGACGACAGTATTATTCACGATAATATTCTCAGTGACTTTGGTAATTTAGCTGGCTATGTGAAGGGTGGCAGCACTAATGTCATAATCGAGAAAAATATTATCCAAAATCAAAGAGCCGGAGCCGGAGATCCTGCTTGGGGTATAGGTGGCTGGACTGATAGTGAACTATTACGAGGCAAACAGTATGAAGCTAATAATATCACTTTCCGCAACAATATTTTGCGCAATAACACTTATGGAGCTTTAGGTATTTATGATGCTACGAATGTTACCATTAGTAACAATCAATTTATTAACAACCATGGTACTTTAATTGAATTCCGAGCAGGCAATGCACCAGCAGAAAAAAGCAGCAATATCACCATCGAAGGCAATACTTTCAATGGTAACCAAACAGATGACACTAGTATTTGTCATATTTCAAGTCACGAGCTCACAGGACTCACTTTAAGGAATAATAGAGGCGACAATACTGCAATTGTGGCAGCGACTAGTTGTACAGAAGATTAG
- the gyrB gene encoding DNA topoisomerase (ATP-hydrolyzing) subunit B, whose amino-acid sequence MSELQPNKGYTAEHIQVLEGLDPVRKRPGMYIGSTDSTGLHQLVWELVNNSVDEAMGGFCDLINVTINEDGSLMVLDNGRGIPTDIHPKTGRPTLETVICTLHAGGKFENQAYKVSGGLHGVGISCVNALSTKMVARVFRNGKIYHQEYSKGVPTMDMSVSDDPDNHPTGTEISFIPDGSIMQVTEFDFERIMLRLKQQAYLTRALTITFWDKRNNQKRKYFFENGIKSYVSQLVLGRKPLVDDVFYFEKQLDDVTVEVALSYTEAFQESVFSFANNIFTADGGMHLVGLRSALTRVINSFARKQEILKEKDENLTGDDVREGLVAIVSVKLPNPQFEGQTKGKLTNVEVRTAVETLFGDKFSEYLGENPQNAKSIVGKSCLAARARLAARAAREAVVRKGALEGMTLPGKLADCSTKDRSRSEIYLVEGDSAGGTAKQGRDRDFQAILPLRGKILNVERARLDKMLAFSEIKALVIALGCGIGESFDITKLRYQRVVIMTDADVDGAHIRTLLLTFFFRYFPKLVENGHIHIAQPPLFKLSKGKKTWYVHSDEEKDRIRASENIDSANIQRYKGLGEMNSEQLWETTMDPERRTFLKVHVEDAERANTVFETLMGEEVLPRKKFIQMNAEFAKDIDI is encoded by the coding sequence ATGTCTGAACTACAACCAAATAAAGGGTATACTGCCGAGCATATTCAAGTGTTAGAAGGGTTGGATCCTGTGCGCAAGCGTCCTGGTATGTACATTGGTTCTACTGATAGTACTGGTTTGCATCAATTAGTCTGGGAATTAGTGAATAATTCAGTGGATGAAGCGATGGGCGGATTTTGTGATCTTATTAATGTCACTATTAATGAGGATGGGAGTTTGATGGTGCTTGATAATGGGCGTGGTATTCCTACTGATATTCATCCCAAAACTGGCCGTCCTACATTGGAAACTGTTATTTGTACTTTGCATGCTGGTGGTAAGTTTGAAAATCAAGCCTATAAAGTATCCGGTGGTCTTCATGGCGTAGGTATATCATGTGTTAATGCCTTATCGACAAAAATGGTAGCGCGGGTATTTCGTAATGGAAAAATCTATCATCAAGAATATAGTAAGGGAGTACCTACTATGGACATGTCGGTGAGTGATGATCCTGATAATCATCCTACTGGCACTGAAATTTCTTTCATTCCTGATGGTTCTATCATGCAAGTAACAGAGTTTGATTTTGAGCGCATCATGTTGCGTCTCAAGCAGCAAGCGTATCTAACTAGAGCACTTACTATCACCTTTTGGGATAAAAGAAATAATCAAAAGCGTAAGTACTTTTTTGAAAATGGTATTAAGTCTTATGTAAGCCAATTAGTATTAGGTCGCAAACCTTTGGTAGATGATGTCTTTTATTTTGAAAAACAGTTGGATGATGTCACCGTTGAAGTCGCTTTATCCTATACAGAAGCTTTTCAGGAAAGTGTATTTTCTTTTGCCAATAATATTTTCACGGCTGATGGTGGTATGCACTTAGTTGGTTTACGTTCTGCACTCACTCGTGTCATCAATTCCTTTGCCCGCAAGCAGGAAATTTTGAAAGAGAAAGATGAAAATTTAACTGGTGATGATGTTCGTGAAGGTTTAGTTGCGATTGTTTCTGTTAAATTGCCCAATCCTCAATTTGAAGGCCAGACCAAAGGAAAGCTGACGAATGTCGAAGTTCGTACTGCAGTTGAAACATTGTTTGGTGATAAGTTCAGTGAATATTTAGGAGAAAATCCCCAAAATGCTAAGTCAATTGTAGGAAAATCATGTTTAGCTGCTCGTGCCCGCCTCGCTGCTCGTGCTGCCCGTGAAGCAGTGGTGCGCAAAGGTGCTTTGGAAGGTATGACTTTACCAGGAAAGTTGGCTGACTGTTCTACCAAAGATCGCTCTCGTAGTGAGATTTATCTAGTAGAGGGAGATTCTGCAGGTGGTACTGCTAAGCAGGGCCGTGATCGTGATTTTCAAGCGATTTTACCTTTACGTGGTAAAATCTTGAATGTAGAGCGTGCACGTTTAGATAAAATGCTTGCCTTCAGTGAAATCAAAGCTCTGGTAATTGCCCTCGGTTGTGGCATTGGTGAAAGTTTTGATATCACTAAACTTCGTTATCAGCGAGTGGTAATCATGACTGATGCCGATGTGGATGGTGCTCATATCCGCACTTTACTGCTGACGTTCTTTTTTCGCTATTTTCCTAAACTGGTAGAAAATGGTCATATTCACATTGCCCAACCTCCTCTATTCAAATTGAGCAAAGGCAAAAAGACGTGGTACGTACATAGTGACGAAGAAAAAGACCGCATCCGTGCCTCAGAAAATATCGATTCAGCCAATATTCAACGCTATAAAGGTCTAGGAGAAATGAACTCAGAGCAATTGTGGGAAACTACCATGGATCCTGAACGTCGCACATTTCTCAAGGTCCATGTAGAGGACGCCGAAAGAGCGAATACAGTATTTGAAACTCTGATGGGGGAAGAAGTACTCCCACGCAAAAAGTTCATTCAGATGAATGCTGAGTTTGCGAAAGATATTGATATTTAA
- a CDS encoding four helix bundle protein: MMKRSIAYEKSLLFGVEIAILCQRLKQKREFNFSDQLIRSANSIAANIAEAIGAHSKKEFLCKIDIALKEAHESEHWLKVLQNSQIVPGDYGHYLSLVHEVIKILCKTSITTKINLNKTKPS, from the coding sequence ATGATGAAGCGAAGTATTGCTTATGAGAAAAGTTTATTATTTGGTGTTGAAATAGCTATTTTATGTCAGAGATTGAAGCAAAAAAGAGAATTCAACTTTTCTGATCAATTAATTCGCAGCGCAAATAGTATTGCAGCAAATATTGCCGAAGCTATTGGTGCTCATAGTAAGAAAGAATTTTTATGCAAAATTGATATTGCCTTAAAAGAAGCACATGAGTCAGAGCACTGGCTAAAGGTCTTGCAGAATAGCCAAATAGTACCAGGTGATTATGGCCATTACTTATCGTTGGTGCATGAAGTCATAAAAATACTTTGCAAGACAAGCATAACAACTAAAATAAATCTTAACAAAACCAAACCATCTTAG
- the recO gene encoding DNA repair protein RecO, producing the protein MFSQTIQGIIIKITNFHEADKIVTVFSKELGKTQFIAKGVRKVKSKTSGIVDLFIEANFELTNKSQLPTLIQAQLITWFPYLRTSLAHWQFAERAARALYKATKEHDPHPELYFLLRDFLMQGKDHGDPQYWWLNFLWQLLFLSGFGINLSHCLNCAQPLVKETVGSKIHTYEGFRCRECSLKVDANDQLIHQVLVSLENKENELERQGFAVTQGFLEDAFKYHFL; encoded by the coding sequence ATGTTTTCTCAAACTATTCAGGGCATTATTATCAAGATCACCAATTTTCATGAAGCTGACAAAATCGTTACTGTTTTTAGTAAAGAGTTAGGCAAGACACAATTTATTGCCAAAGGGGTCAGAAAAGTAAAAAGCAAGACCAGCGGTATTGTTGATTTGTTCATTGAGGCTAATTTTGAACTAACTAATAAATCACAATTACCTACCTTAATTCAGGCCCAATTAATTACTTGGTTCCCCTATCTCCGTACTTCTTTAGCTCATTGGCAATTCGCTGAAAGAGCCGCTCGAGCTCTTTATAAAGCAACGAAAGAACATGATCCTCATCCTGAGCTCTACTTTTTATTGCGAGATTTTTTAATGCAAGGGAAAGATCATGGGGACCCTCAATATTGGTGGCTAAACTTTTTATGGCAATTGCTTTTTTTGTCTGGCTTCGGCATTAATCTTTCTCATTGTCTCAATTGTGCCCAGCCCCTAGTGAAAGAAACTGTAGGAAGTAAGATACATACCTATGAAGGCTTTCGTTGTCGAGAATGCTCGCTAAAAGTGGATGCCAATGATCAATTGATTCATCAAGTATTAGTATCTTTGGAAAACAAGGAAAATGAACTAGAAAGGCAGGGATTTGCTGTGACCCAAGGTTTTCTGGAAGATGCATTTAAGTACCACTTTTTATAG